TGCGGGCCTGGCCGGCCCTGGTCTGCTCGTCCCTCGCCCGCTCCTCGGCCGCGCCTGCCTTCGCGCGCTCGCTCGCCGCGAGGTCGCGCTCCCGCTCCGCGGTGGCCTTCTCGGCCTCCGCTATGCCGCGCTGCCGCTTCGCCTCGGCCGCCTGGGTCATGGCGGTCTGCTCGGCCTTCTCGGCGGTCGCACGGGCGGTCTTCGCGGTGGCGGCGTTGGCCGCGGCCTCCGTGGCGAGCTTGGCGGCCGACTCGGCCGCGGCCTTGGCCTGCGCCTTGGCCTCAAGCGCGGCGGTCTTGCGGAACTCCGTGTTCAGAGCGTGCGTCTGGGTCTTCGCCAGCGCCAGCAACGTCTGGGAATCCGCCACCGTGGCCTTCGCCGCGTTCGACGCCGTCAGCGTGGCCTTCGCAGCCGCCAGGGTGGCCGCGGCCGACGCCTTGGCGACCTGCACGGACTGCTGCGCGTAGAGCAGACCCCGGCCGCGGGGCAGCTTCGCCGCGTCCGCGATAGCCCACGCCTTGGTCTGCTGGGCGCCCGCGGCGTCCGCGGCCGTCTTGGCCCGGGTTGCCGCCGCGTCCGCCAGGGCGACCTGCGCGGCGGCCTTGGTCCTCGCCGCGTTCAGGTCTGTCGTGGCCTTGGTGAACACGGCCTTCGCCGGGTAGTTGATGGAGTCCTTGTGCGCGGCCCAGTACTTCTGCCAGTACAGGATCTGGTCCGCCTGCCAGGCCTGCCGCACCGCCTCGATCATCGCGTCCGTGGCGACCCGGACTTCCTTCGCCGCGGCGGCCTTGGCGGTGACGATCGCCTTCCGCTGCTCGGCCTGACCGGCGTACTCCGTCTCCCACTCCGAATAGGCCACCAGGACCGGTCCGGTCAGCACCCGGTAGTGGTCGATCGGGTTGGCGCTGTCACAGGCCGCCCAGGCCGTCTTCAACGCCTCGACCTCGGTACGGAACTCCAACGAGTCCGGCTCGGGGGCCTTGGTCGCGAAGCCGCCGAAGCGCAGGAAGGTCGCTACGTCGTTGGCCGAGGAGTAGCCAAGGTTGGTCGTGTCGAGCAGTTCCCTCCCGGCGAAGTCCTTGTATGCGGCTGCCCAGGTGTCGCCGCCGGTGCCGAACGCGTCGAGCACCTTCTTCGCCTGGTCCAGTGCGGCCTGGCCGGGTCTCGGGGTGGGGTTCTCCGAAGCCTTGCTGTACAGATCCTGCTGTGTGCCGAGGGTGAAGGCGACGATGTCCTTGCCGAACTCCGGCGCCCAGTAGTCCCGGCCACCGGTCGAGTTCTCATGGGCATACGGTTTGTTGGCGGTGTTCAGCTTCTCTTGGCGGTCCTGAAAAGCGTGCAGCGCGGCGATTCCCGCGTCTCTGTCACGAGTGCTCGCCTGGCCCCACTCACCCAGGAGGACATCCTGCCTCACGAACTCGCGCAGCCCGGCGTCCGTGCCGGTGAGCTTCGCCCCCGCTACCGAATCCAGCTCGGGCCCACCGAAGTGCACGGCCCGCCCAGCCTGGCAGCGGTCCTTTCGGGCCTGCTCACCGAGGCTGATACGGAGGGTGCGCTCGTACGGGTTGGTCGGGTTGTCCCCCGGCTCGTCGGAGGCCGCGGGAGCGGCGGTCACCAGTCCGCCGAGCACAGCGGCGGCGGTCGCGAGCGCGACGGCCGCGAACCCTCTTTGCGGACGGCTTCGTCGAGGTCTTCTCGGAGTTTTGCGCACGTCGGTGCCTGCCTGGATGGTCGGTCCGGATGATCGGTCTCGTCCGGCAGGAAGAAGGCACGACGAACACTCGGCCACGACCGCCCGGTGGTGTCACCGGCGGCCTGCCGCGTAGGAAAGTCAGGAAGTTCTGAGACCCCCGTCTCTGCTGCGCGTGCGGTCAACACGCGCCCCCCGTGGCCCCCTTCCCACAGGGACTGGATCATCATGACAGCGAGAAGCCGTTTACGAAACCCTTAATTCGCTATTACATTCGAACATTGCTCTCGCCTCCGGACAGACCTGTGGCCCGGCCCCGCCAGCGGGCGGTGGGCCGGGCCACAGGTCTCGGTGCGGCTCCCGAACGGGGTGGTGAGCGCTCAGGTCGTGTACTGCTGCAGGCCGGGAACAGTCAGCGTGCCGCCGAACTGGCCTGCCTGGATGACCTTCACGTTCGTGAAGTAGATCAGGGGGATGTTCAGGGGCGGCGGGCTCTTCGGGCTGAACGTCACCGGGATCAGGCCGAAGAGGTTGCCGGAGATGCTCTCCGTGTACATGACCGTCTTGCCGTCCTTGATCGTGGACTTCGAGCCCTTGGCCGCCTGCACGTGGTAGGTCTTGCCGGACGTGTCGTCCTTGACCAGCTGGTGCAGGTCACCGATCTCCGTGCCACCGGAGATCACGTACTTCAGGACCTCCTTGACCGTGCCGTCGGCGGTGCGCACCTTGACGATGCCCTGGTAGTCCGCGCCCGTGAGCAGCAGCGAACTCGCCTCCAGGGTCCACGGGTCGACAGGCAGCCGGATGGTGTTGTCGACACCACCCTCGTCCTCGGTCGCGGCCACGCAGTTCTCCGCGTCCGTCGTCTCGCTCGCCGAAGGGCTCGGGGACGCGGTGGCCTCGTCGGCTGCCGCCTCGGCGGCCTTCGTGGTCACCTCGGTCGCCTTGGCCGCCGTGTCGGTGGTGTCCTTGAGGACCTCGGTGACCTTCGGCGTCGTGTCCTTGACCGTGGTGGTGGCGGTCGTGTCCTTGTCGGCCGCCTCCGCGGTCGCAGCGGGGGACGCGGTCGGCGTCGGGGTGGCGGTGTCGGTCGACTCGGTGGTCTCCGTCGACTCCGTGGAGGTCGTCGTGGACGCCGTGTCGGTCGACGAGTCGCTGCCGCCCGTGAAGATGTCCACGATCGCGTCGCCGATGGTCTCCAGCAGGTTGCCGCTCTCCTCGGTGGCGCTCGCGCTCGCCGAGGGCGTGGGCGTGGCCGTCTCGCTGCCGCCGCCGGTGCTGCCGCTGGACGTCGTCTTGCTCGCGGAAGGCGTCGGCGTCGGTGTGGCCTCGTCGTCGGAACCTGAATCCGACGAAGGGGAGTCACCCGAGGCCGAGTCGTCGCCCGAGTTCGAGTCGCCGGCGGAGGCCGACGGAGTCGATGTCGCCTCGTCGGAAGCCTCTTCGGACGAACTCTCCGAGGAGGTCTCCGCCGTGCTCGTCGACGCCGAGGCGTCGTCCGTCATCGCCGCCACGCAGGCCTTGTACTCCTCGGCCTGCTGGGCGTTCGACGCCGGCTGATCGTCGGCGTTGGCGAGCGTGGGCGTGAACCCCATGCCCATGAGGACGGCGGTGGGCATCGCCGCCAGGGCTATCGCCTTGCCGGCCGGCATGTGGAACCTGGTGAACAGCGGCTTCCTCGGAGCCGCGTGCCGCGGCCCGGTTCTCCCGCGGGACTCGTCCACATCAGTCCCGTGGATCACCTCGTCAGCCGGCACTTTGCCTCCCGTTCGCCCCGTTCACCGGGCTCGTTCCTGACAGATCGTTCGGCTCGTACGGCTCGTTCGGCTTGGCCGTGTCCAGTTCGCCGGGCTCGGCCACCGCGTCATCTCCGTCGGTGGCCTCGGCGGACACAGGGGCCTCAGAAGCCTCAGGGGCCTCAGCGGCGGGGGCCGCGTCCGTGCCGTTGCCCGCGGGTACTCCGTACCTCGACTCCGGCTCCGACTCACCGGGCGCCCAGGCGATGGCCAGCGCGCCGCCGACCATGGCCAGCAGGAAGCCCATGAAGAACCCGCCGAAGTTGGAGACCGGGAGGGACACCAGGGCCAGCAGGATCGCGGCGGTGCCGGCGAAGGTCCGTACGTGCTTCTGGAACCAGAGGCTGATTCCGAGTACGACGAGCAGCACGCCGATGATCAGTGACCCGGCTCCGGCCGTCGTCGACATCGCCATCGTCAGACTGCCGAGTTTGATGTCGAAATACGGGAAATACATGATCGGGAAGCCGCCGAGGAGGACCAGCAGCCCTGCCCAGAACGGACGGGCGCCCCGCCAGTCGCGGAACTTCAGCTTGAAGACGCGAAGATAGTGCTCGTCTTGCGCGGGCGACTCGGCGTTCATGGAAAACAGCTCCCTGGAGCGGTGTTGCCGTGATGAGTGTTGTTGCTGGTGTAAGAGAGCGAACGGGCGGGGCACCATCGGGCCCCGCCCGTCACTGAGCGCCTAGAAGCACTCGGCCTTGGTGCCCGCCGACAGCTTCATCGACAGACCACTGAGCTTGAAGGTTCCGGCAGTGGTGGCCCACGCCGTCTGCTCCACGCCGGTGAGCGTCGCCTCGTCGGCCTGCTGGGCGAAGCCGGCACTGCTGGCCCGCCCGGACTTGAGCTCCTCGTCCTTGACCTTCGGTCCCTTGGTGATGGAACCGGCGGCCACGCCGATGTCG
The DNA window shown above is from Streptomyces sp. NBC_01451 and carries:
- a CDS encoding DUF6114 domain-containing protein — its product is MNAESPAQDEHYLRVFKLKFRDWRGARPFWAGLLVLLGGFPIMYFPYFDIKLGSLTMAMSTTAGAGSLIIGVLLVVLGISLWFQKHVRTFAGTAAILLALVSLPVSNFGGFFMGFLLAMVGGALAIAWAPGESEPESRYGVPAGNGTDAAPAAEAPEASEAPVSAEATDGDDAVAEPGELDTAKPNEPYEPNDLSGTSPVNGANGRQSAG